From a region of the Geothrix sp. 21YS21S-2 genome:
- the lpxB gene encoding lipid-A-disaccharide synthase gives MKPLLVIAGEASGDLHGAEILKELRALRPDLRIIGVGGGLMTPFLDRKLADVKDLGVVGFVEVIRHLPKLRRLFKLIQDVAREEGVGTVLFIDYPGLNLRLAKAFRKAMPGLRLHWYVCPQVWAWKAGRIPELGRTLDALYCLFDFEPALFQGLHVEALWVGNPLVEAVVPEVDRETFFRRAGLDPSRPLVALLPGSRGSELDRLLPPLVATVAGWDGPDVQWVLPVAPTLDAASLRLEGAPIRLVEDLGYAARAYADAALVCSGTATLETALLGTPFAIIYKLSPLTYLAARYFVRIPHFGLANVVAGREVAPELLQGEVNPVRLRQVLKDLLEPGKAASMREELAGIRARLGEPGAARRVADHLAAFL, from the coding sequence GTGAAGCCCCTCCTCGTCATCGCCGGCGAAGCCTCCGGCGACCTCCACGGCGCCGAGATCCTCAAGGAGCTCCGAGCCCTGCGCCCCGACCTTCGCATCATCGGCGTGGGCGGCGGCCTCATGACCCCCTTCCTGGACCGCAAACTGGCGGACGTGAAGGATCTGGGCGTCGTGGGCTTCGTGGAGGTCATCCGCCACCTGCCCAAGCTGCGCCGCCTCTTCAAGCTCATCCAGGACGTGGCCCGGGAGGAGGGGGTGGGCACGGTCCTCTTCATCGACTATCCCGGGCTCAACCTCCGCCTGGCCAAGGCCTTCCGCAAGGCGATGCCGGGCCTGCGCCTGCACTGGTACGTATGCCCCCAGGTGTGGGCCTGGAAGGCGGGCCGCATCCCGGAACTGGGCCGCACCCTGGATGCCCTCTACTGCCTGTTCGACTTCGAGCCGGCCCTCTTCCAGGGCCTCCACGTGGAGGCCCTCTGGGTGGGCAACCCCCTGGTGGAGGCCGTGGTGCCCGAGGTGGACCGGGAGACCTTCTTCCGGAGGGCCGGCCTGGACCCCTCCCGACCCCTGGTGGCCCTTCTTCCCGGCAGCCGCGGCAGCGAACTGGACCGCCTCCTGCCGCCCCTGGTGGCCACCGTCGCCGGGTGGGACGGCCCGGACGTCCAGTGGGTGCTCCCCGTGGCGCCCACCCTGGATGCGGCCTCCCTCCGGCTGGAAGGCGCCCCCATCCGGCTGGTGGAGGACCTGGGCTACGCCGCCCGGGCCTACGCCGACGCCGCCCTGGTGTGCTCGGGCACCGCCACCCTGGAGACCGCCCTCCTGGGCACGCCCTTCGCGATCATCTACAAGCTGAGCCCCCTGACCTATCTGGCCGCGCGGTACTTCGTGCGGATCCCCCACTTCGGCCTGGCCAACGTGGTGGCCGGCCGCGAAGTGGCGCCCGAACTCCTGCAGGGCGAGGTGAACCCCGTCCGGCTCCGGCAGGTGCTCAAGGACCTCCTGGAACCCGGGAAGGCGGCCTCCATGCGCGAGGAACTGGCCGGCATCCGGGCCCGCCTGGGCGAACCGGGAGCGGCGCGCCGGGTGGCGGACCACCTTGCCGCGTTTCTCTAG
- the der gene encoding ribosome biogenesis GTPase Der — protein sequence MKLPIVALCGRPNVGKSTLFNRLTRSRAALVHDLPGMTRDRSYGRVTCLDELGDPTEVFELVDTGGLDFDGADVITMGITRIAEAAMQEAHVLVLMVDAHDGWNPDDAEIATRIRVQGKPSILVINKIDGVRGGSPDSAFYELGFDEVHILSSAHGDGVPELLESIKAHLPFHRTPEEAEIHDPGDELRFAVVGRPNVGKSSLVNKFLGYERSLVSDVAGTTRDTVDTVFQVEERIYRLIDTAGIRRKGKTNEGAEKLSILKAKQAMARADVSLLLVDAVEGVTHQDAVIAGYAHDAGAAVIIVVNKWDLVEKDTFTSLSMEDKIRQDLGFLQHSPMIFVSALTGQRVSKIFALIHEVADAHARRIPTSKLNNFLREAVSNFPPAATEGLKPKLYFMTQVGTRPPSFVIKTNTDRELHFSYQRYLENRLREQFGFIGTPIRLAFRKRGVGEGQDEGTAKVRRILDPGEGLKPSRSAEAKSHSSQGPSTRSRTFHRPKAEGEADEPRPPRTPKAPAKPARPAATRPVRATKAAPAKGRASRGVKGLSATRAGHSAKRQVSKKK from the coding sequence ATGAAACTCCCCATCGTAGCCCTGTGTGGTCGTCCCAACGTGGGCAAGTCTACTCTTTTCAACCGACTGACCCGGAGCCGGGCGGCACTCGTGCACGATCTGCCGGGCATGACCCGGGACCGGAGCTACGGACGGGTGACCTGCCTGGATGAGCTCGGCGATCCCACGGAGGTGTTCGAGCTGGTGGACACCGGCGGCCTGGACTTCGACGGGGCCGACGTGATCACCATGGGCATCACCCGCATCGCCGAGGCGGCCATGCAGGAGGCCCACGTGCTCGTCCTCATGGTGGACGCCCACGACGGCTGGAATCCCGACGACGCCGAGATCGCCACCCGCATCCGGGTCCAGGGCAAGCCCTCCATCCTGGTCATCAACAAGATCGACGGCGTGCGGGGCGGGTCCCCGGACAGCGCCTTCTACGAGCTGGGCTTCGACGAGGTGCACATCCTCTCCTCCGCCCACGGGGACGGGGTGCCCGAGCTGCTGGAGAGCATCAAGGCCCACCTCCCCTTCCACCGCACCCCCGAGGAGGCGGAGATCCACGATCCCGGCGACGAGCTGCGCTTCGCCGTGGTGGGCCGCCCCAATGTGGGCAAGTCTTCTCTGGTCAACAAGTTCCTGGGCTACGAGCGGAGCCTGGTGAGCGACGTGGCCGGCACCACCCGGGATACGGTGGACACGGTGTTCCAGGTGGAGGAGCGCATCTACCGCCTCATCGACACCGCCGGCATCCGCCGCAAGGGCAAGACCAACGAGGGCGCCGAGAAGCTCTCGATCCTCAAGGCCAAGCAGGCCATGGCCCGCGCCGACGTCTCCCTGCTCCTGGTGGACGCGGTGGAGGGGGTGACCCACCAGGACGCGGTCATCGCGGGCTACGCCCACGACGCCGGCGCCGCGGTGATCATCGTGGTGAACAAGTGGGACCTGGTGGAGAAGGACACCTTCACGTCGCTGTCCATGGAGGACAAGATCCGCCAGGACCTGGGCTTCCTGCAGCACTCGCCCATGATCTTCGTGTCGGCCCTCACGGGCCAGCGGGTATCGAAGATCTTCGCCCTCATCCACGAGGTGGCCGACGCCCACGCCCGGCGCATCCCCACCAGCAAGCTCAACAATTTCCTCCGGGAAGCCGTGTCGAACTTCCCGCCCGCGGCCACCGAGGGCCTGAAGCCCAAGCTCTACTTCATGACCCAGGTGGGCACCCGCCCCCCCAGCTTCGTCATCAAGACCAACACGGACCGCGAACTGCACTTCAGCTACCAGCGCTACCTGGAGAACCGCCTGCGGGAGCAGTTCGGGTTCATCGGCACCCCCATCCGCCTCGCCTTCCGCAAGCGCGGGGTGGGCGAGGGCCAGGACGAAGGCACCGCGAAGGTCCGGAGGATCCTGGATCCCGGCGAGGGGCTGAAGCCCAGCCGGAGCGCCGAGGCCAAGTCCCATTCCTCCCAGGGGCCCTCCACCCGGTCCCGCACCTTCCACCGGCCCAAGGCCGAGGGCGAGGCGGACGAGCCGCGCCCGCCCCGCACGCCGAAGGCTCCCGCCAAGCCGGCCAGGCCCGCGGCCACCCGCCCGGTCCGGGCGACCAAGGCCGCTCCCGCCAAGGGCCGAGCGTCCAGGGGCGTGAAGGGGCTGTCGGCCACCCGTGCTGGGCACTCGGCCAAGCGGCAGGTCAGCAAGAAGAAGTAG
- the atpH gene encoding ATP synthase F1 subunit delta, with product MSNRLVARRYAKALADLAQKEGKLAAYREELTEISALVKANPDLTRLAFYPLLAPSRKAAAFDAILEQGKMSATVRTFFQVVAKAARLPLVHEIAEAYSELVDQATGVVEARVQSSQPLTGAQTTALTATLAQRTGKTIRFRWQPDPAILGGVKVQVGSTVYDASLQGQLRLLKAKLLSA from the coding sequence GTGAGCAACCGCCTCGTCGCTCGCCGTTACGCCAAGGCCCTCGCGGATCTGGCCCAGAAGGAAGGCAAGCTCGCCGCCTACCGGGAGGAGCTCACGGAGATCTCCGCCCTGGTGAAGGCCAACCCCGACCTCACCCGCCTGGCCTTCTACCCCCTCCTGGCCCCGTCCCGCAAGGCCGCGGCCTTCGACGCGATCCTCGAGCAGGGCAAGATGAGCGCCACGGTGCGCACGTTCTTCCAGGTGGTGGCCAAGGCCGCTCGCCTGCCGCTGGTCCACGAGATCGCCGAGGCCTACTCGGAACTCGTCGACCAGGCCACGGGCGTGGTGGAAGCCCGCGTGCAGAGCTCCCAGCCCCTCACCGGGGCCCAGACCACGGCCCTCACGGCCACCCTGGCCCAGCGCACCGGCAAGACCATCCGGTTCCGCTGGCAGCCGGATCCCGCCATCCTCGGCGGCGTGAAGGTCCAGGTGGGCTCCACCGTCTACGACGCCTCCCTCCAGGGCCAGCTCCGGCTCCTGAAGGCCAAGCTCCTTTCTGCCTAA
- a CDS encoding DUF2203 family protein, with amino-acid sequence MARVFTLEEARAALPQVQVITRPVFELASSLAEELQAAEDRQEDARVESLQTRLEALMESWAEAVRDLGPDVKGPWLVDFDSGDGYWCWAFPEEDLDHWHSYEGGFSSRVPVALKPEVRRG; translated from the coding sequence ATGGCCCGAGTTTTCACTCTCGAGGAAGCCCGGGCGGCGCTGCCTCAGGTCCAGGTCATCACGCGACCGGTGTTCGAACTGGCCTCGAGCCTCGCGGAGGAGCTGCAGGCCGCCGAGGACCGGCAGGAGGATGCGCGGGTGGAATCGCTCCAGACCCGCCTGGAGGCCCTCATGGAGAGCTGGGCCGAAGCCGTGCGCGACCTGGGCCCCGACGTGAAGGGCCCCTGGCTGGTGGACTTCGATTCCGGGGACGGCTACTGGTGCTGGGCCTTCCCCGAGGAGGACCTGGACCACTGGCACAGCTACGAGGGGGGCTTCTCCTCCCGGGTTCCCGTGGCGCTCAAGCCGGAGGTCCGGCGCGGGTGA
- a CDS encoding MGMT family protein yields MNGFREAVCAAVALVPRGRVATYKQIAWMVGFPRRPRQVGMVLKGLPEGTDLPWHRIVNSKGYVPSRGRWWGAMLQIERLRAEGVEVDDAGNLDLKAFGWDGATS; encoded by the coding sequence GTGAACGGCTTCCGGGAAGCCGTGTGCGCCGCGGTGGCCCTCGTTCCCCGGGGGCGGGTGGCGACGTACAAGCAGATCGCGTGGATGGTGGGCTTCCCGCGCCGGCCGCGGCAGGTGGGGATGGTGCTCAAGGGCCTGCCCGAAGGCACGGACCTGCCCTGGCACCGCATCGTGAATTCCAAGGGCTACGTGCCCAGCCGGGGCCGGTGGTGGGGGGCCATGCTCCAGATCGAGCGGCTCCGGGCCGAGGGCGTCGAGGTGGACGACGCGGGCAACCTGGACCTGAAGGCCTTCGGCTGGGACGGCGCTACATCTTGA
- a CDS encoding rhodanese-like domain-containing protein — MGDFDQLKAAGAQLVDVRTPAEYGQGNVPGSVNIPLDQLQLRVAEIDPGRPVIVFCASGGRSGIAKQFLEREGCVEVHNGGAWTNLL, encoded by the coding sequence GTGGGTGATTTCGACCAGCTCAAAGCCGCAGGCGCCCAGCTCGTGGACGTGAGGACCCCGGCCGAGTACGGCCAGGGCAACGTCCCCGGCAGCGTCAACATCCCCCTGGACCAGCTCCAGCTCCGCGTGGCCGAGATCGATCCCGGGCGGCCGGTGATCGTCTTCTGCGCCAGCGGGGGCCGGTCCGGCATCGCCAAGCAGTTCCTGGAGCGGGAGGGATGCGTCGAGGTCCACAACGGCGGGGCCTGGACGAACCTGCTGTAG
- a CDS encoding HAD family hydrolase, with amino-acid sequence MTSIEERARAIRLVCTDVDGVLTTGALVYGTDPRHTKAFNVRDGAGIKWLQRFRIPVAFISGLDSPATIHRAWDLKVEDCFVGHLAKKPVLDQLCAKYGLAPEEVAHVGDDLADLPLLTRVGLACCPRDAVAEVRAACHLVVPVDGGAGVVRAVAEAILRAQGHWDEVVASY; translated from the coding sequence ATGACCAGCATCGAAGAAAGGGCCCGGGCCATCCGCCTCGTGTGCACCGACGTGGACGGGGTGCTCACCACCGGGGCCCTGGTCTACGGCACGGATCCCCGGCACACCAAGGCCTTCAACGTGCGGGACGGCGCGGGGATCAAGTGGCTCCAGCGGTTCCGGATCCCGGTGGCCTTCATCTCGGGGCTGGATTCCCCGGCCACGATCCACCGGGCCTGGGACCTGAAGGTGGAGGACTGCTTCGTGGGCCACCTGGCCAAGAAGCCGGTGTTGGACCAGCTCTGCGCCAAGTACGGCCTGGCCCCCGAGGAGGTCGCCCACGTGGGCGACGACCTGGCCGACCTGCCCCTGCTCACGCGGGTGGGCCTCGCCTGCTGTCCCCGGGACGCCGTGGCGGAGGTGCGCGCGGCCTGCCACCTGGTCGTGCCCGTGGACGGTGGAGCCGGCGTGGTGCGGGCCGTGGCCGAGGCCATCCTGCGGGCCCAGGGGCACTGGGACGAGGTGGTGGCCTCGTACTGA
- the ltrA gene encoding group II intron reverse transcriptase/maturase has translation MTSNSVSTKQQRIAELARIHPEVAFTSLAYHMDLDWMKEAFGRTRKDGATGVDGVTGKEYGENLESNLQSLLNRAKNGDTYKAPPVRRTYIPKGDGSQRPLGIPAFEDKVLQRAVVMVMEPLYEQDFLDCSYGFRPGRSAHMALEAIWQGLMDMGGGWVLDVDIRKYFDTLDHGKLREILDLRMKDGVLRRLIGKWLNAGVLEKGCITHPETGSPQGGVVSPMLANIYLHEVLDVWFEREVKPRLRGRAFLVRYADDFVMGFAQEEDAKRVMEVLPKRFERYGLTIHPDKTRLVEFWKPREPRDPNGGPGHFDFLGFTHYWATAKNGRWVVKRKTAKSRMSRALTKIGEWMAKHRHLPVREQWRTINQKLVGHFRYYGITGNSRALAHFRYEVGRRWRGWLNRRSQRARMTWDRMNKLLARFPLAPAISYASKLRPQRP, from the coding sequence ATGACATCCAACAGCGTCTCCACGAAACAACAACGGATCGCAGAACTGGCCAGGATCCACCCGGAGGTGGCTTTCACCTCCTTGGCCTACCACATGGACCTGGACTGGATGAAGGAAGCCTTCGGGCGCACCCGCAAGGATGGGGCGACCGGGGTGGACGGCGTGACGGGCAAGGAATACGGGGAAAACCTGGAGTCCAACCTCCAGAGCCTCCTGAACCGGGCTAAGAACGGCGACACCTACAAGGCCCCTCCAGTCCGGAGAACCTACATCCCGAAAGGGGATGGCAGCCAACGCCCCCTGGGCATTCCCGCCTTCGAAGACAAGGTCCTGCAAAGGGCCGTGGTGATGGTGATGGAACCGCTCTATGAGCAGGACTTCCTGGACTGCTCCTACGGGTTCAGGCCCGGGCGCTCCGCGCACATGGCGCTGGAGGCGATTTGGCAGGGGTTGATGGACATGGGGGGAGGCTGGGTGCTTGACGTGGATATCCGTAAGTATTTCGATACTTTGGACCACGGGAAGCTGCGGGAAATCCTTGACCTGCGGATGAAGGACGGCGTTCTGAGGCGCCTGATCGGCAAATGGCTCAACGCGGGCGTGCTGGAGAAAGGATGCATCACGCACCCGGAAACCGGCTCGCCCCAGGGCGGGGTGGTCAGTCCGATGCTCGCCAACATCTACCTCCACGAGGTGCTGGACGTGTGGTTTGAAAGGGAGGTCAAGCCCCGACTCCGGGGTCGGGCCTTCCTGGTGCGCTACGCGGACGACTTCGTGATGGGCTTTGCCCAGGAGGAGGATGCCAAGCGGGTTATGGAAGTCCTGCCCAAGCGGTTCGAGCGGTATGGCCTGACGATCCACCCGGATAAGACCCGGCTGGTGGAGTTCTGGAAGCCGAGGGAGCCCAGGGACCCCAATGGGGGACCAGGCCACTTCGACTTCCTGGGATTCACCCACTACTGGGCCACGGCCAAGAACGGCCGGTGGGTGGTGAAGCGGAAGACCGCGAAGAGCCGGATGAGTCGGGCGCTCACGAAGATCGGGGAGTGGATGGCCAAACACCGCCACCTCCCGGTGCGCGAGCAATGGCGGACGATCAACCAGAAACTGGTCGGTCACTTCAGGTATTACGGGATCACGGGGAACTCCAGGGCCCTGGCGCACTTCCGCTATGAAGTTGGGCGAAGGTGGCGTGGATGGCTCAACCGGAGGTCCCAGCGGGCCCGCATGACCTGGGATCGCATGAACAAGCTTCTGGCTCGGTTCCCACTGGCCCCAGCCATCAGTTACGCATCGAAACTACGTCCTCAGCGACCGTGA
- the atpF gene encoding F0F1 ATP synthase subunit B, with translation MKILRPFVFLALLCGLASGTPALRAQEPAGHAQAKPETKPEGHEAKPEGHEASAGHEAAAAHEGGHEATGEGHGGAHHVPFKLFGMELGKAGQFGIQAFNFALFAGLLFLLLKGALSSAFKARAKELEDKLSQAERERAEADAQIAELEGRMAGLQAELAGIMAKAETEAEAEKERIIQSAQAEAAQIRAQTAADIDYQKRAAEAELRTLVATLAVEGASRRLQNQVTGDVAARVIDQSIQQVGGAQ, from the coding sequence ATGAAAATCCTCCGACCGTTCGTTTTCCTGGCCCTTCTCTGCGGCCTCGCTTCCGGAACGCCCGCCCTGCGGGCCCAGGAGCCCGCCGGCCACGCCCAGGCCAAGCCCGAAACCAAGCCTGAAGGGCATGAAGCAAAGCCCGAAGGCCATGAGGCTTCGGCCGGCCATGAGGCCGCAGCGGCCCACGAGGGCGGCCATGAGGCCACCGGCGAAGGGCACGGGGGAGCGCACCACGTCCCCTTCAAGCTCTTCGGCATGGAGCTGGGCAAGGCCGGCCAGTTCGGGATCCAGGCCTTCAATTTCGCCCTCTTCGCGGGGCTGCTCTTCCTCCTCCTGAAGGGCGCCCTGTCCAGCGCCTTCAAGGCCCGGGCCAAGGAGCTGGAGGACAAGCTCAGCCAGGCCGAGCGCGAGCGCGCCGAAGCCGACGCCCAGATCGCCGAGCTGGAGGGCCGCATGGCCGGGCTCCAGGCGGAGCTGGCCGGCATCATGGCCAAGGCCGAGACCGAGGCCGAGGCGGAGAAGGAGCGCATCATCCAGTCCGCGCAGGCCGAGGCCGCCCAGATCCGGGCCCAGACCGCCGCCGACATCGACTACCAGAAGCGCGCCGCCGAAGCCGAGCTGCGCACTCTGGTGGCCACCCTGGCCGTGGAGGGCGCCAGCCGCCGGCTCCAGAACCAGGTGACCGGCGACGTGGCCGCCCGCGTCATCGACCAGTCCATCCAGCAGGTCGGAGGTGCCCAGTGA
- a CDS encoding MFS transporter has translation MTEAIRRSLRDSVLARWTSLLIVSFTMLCGYYVADVLSPLKPLIEQQLKWTSAEYGFVTGAYAWFNVFLFMLIFGGIILDKMGARFTGILASSLMVIGCGIKWWAVSTHALDGTMVPLVHVKGQVMAASLGFATFGVGIEIVGVTATKVIARWFKGYEIALAMGLQVGTARIGTGLAIGLGGPIAVYFKSVGAPILVGVVLLGVGLVAYFFYCAMDLKLDRTEGVDTQGVAEEDAFRLSDIGEILRIRGFWYITILCALFYSGVFPFLKYAPDLMVQKFHVKESLAGSIPSILPYAAMPLTFLFGSYYDRKGRGATLMVMGSVLLVAVHFVFTVPLLNSWVVALVATIFLGFAFALVPSAMWPSVPKFIPHRQLGTAYALIFWTQNLVALWGVPYLIGYVLDRYCIVGTRVVDGVSSPAYNYALPMMIFTCLGVLAVVFGLLLKMEDKAKGFGLELPCQER, from the coding sequence ATGACGGAAGCCATCAGAAGATCCCTGCGCGATTCGGTCCTGGCCCGATGGACGTCCCTGCTCATCGTGTCGTTCACGATGCTGTGCGGATACTACGTGGCCGACGTCCTGTCCCCGCTCAAGCCCCTGATCGAGCAGCAGCTGAAGTGGACCAGCGCGGAGTACGGGTTCGTCACGGGCGCCTACGCCTGGTTCAACGTCTTCCTCTTCATGCTCATCTTCGGCGGCATCATCCTGGACAAGATGGGGGCCCGGTTCACCGGCATCCTCGCGAGCTCGCTCATGGTGATCGGCTGCGGGATCAAGTGGTGGGCGGTGAGCACGCACGCCCTGGACGGGACCATGGTCCCGCTGGTCCACGTCAAGGGCCAGGTCATGGCGGCCTCGCTGGGGTTCGCCACCTTCGGGGTGGGCATCGAGATCGTCGGGGTCACGGCCACCAAGGTCATCGCGAGGTGGTTCAAGGGCTACGAGATCGCCCTGGCCATGGGGCTCCAGGTGGGCACGGCCCGCATCGGGACCGGCCTCGCCATCGGCCTGGGCGGGCCCATCGCGGTCTACTTCAAGTCCGTGGGGGCGCCCATCCTCGTGGGGGTCGTGCTCCTGGGCGTGGGCCTCGTGGCCTACTTCTTCTACTGCGCCATGGACCTGAAGCTGGACCGGACCGAGGGGGTCGACACCCAGGGCGTGGCCGAGGAGGATGCCTTCCGCCTGTCGGACATCGGCGAGATCCTGCGCATCCGCGGGTTCTGGTACATCACCATCCTCTGCGCCCTCTTCTATTCGGGCGTCTTCCCCTTCCTCAAGTACGCCCCGGACCTCATGGTCCAGAAGTTCCACGTGAAAGAGAGCCTGGCCGGCTCCATCCCCAGCATCCTCCCCTACGCCGCCATGCCGCTGACGTTCCTCTTCGGCAGCTACTACGACCGCAAGGGCAGGGGCGCCACCCTCATGGTCATGGGCTCCGTGCTCCTGGTGGCCGTGCACTTCGTGTTCACCGTGCCGCTGCTCAACAGCTGGGTGGTGGCCCTGGTCGCCACGATCTTCCTGGGCTTCGCCTTCGCCCTGGTGCCTTCCGCCATGTGGCCGTCGGTGCCCAAGTTCATTCCCCACCGCCAGCTGGGCACGGCCTACGCCCTGATCTTCTGGACCCAGAACCTGGTGGCCCTGTGGGGCGTCCCCTACCTCATCGGGTACGTGCTTGACCGCTATTGCATCGTCGGCACCCGGGTGGTGGACGGCGTCAGCAGCCCGGCCTACAACTACGCCCTGCCCATGATGATCTTCACCTGCCTGGGCGTGCTGGCCGTGGTGTTCGGCCTGCTCCTGAAGATGGAGGACAAGGCCAAGGGCTTCGGCCTCGAGCTCCCCTGCCAGGAACGGTAG
- a CDS encoding SDR family oxidoreductase, translated as MELGITGRVAMVAAASKGLGKAAAAALVKEGCRVSICGRDRAALEAARAELGGSVLAVPCDVTNPAEIEDWFKATLAAFGQVDILVTNTGGPPAATFLDLTEAQWESGVQSTLLNVVRMSRLVLPGMRERKWGRIVHITSLVAKQPVPLLTISSALRAGLSALTKTMATEFGPDNVLVNALLPGHVLTDRQLHLAEVRSRKDGTTVEDYFEKANASIPVRRLGRPEEIGDVIAFLCSERASYLTGSSIQVDGGIIQGTL; from the coding sequence ATGGAACTGGGAATCACGGGCCGCGTGGCCATGGTGGCGGCCGCCAGCAAGGGCCTGGGGAAGGCCGCCGCGGCCGCCCTGGTGAAGGAGGGCTGCCGGGTCTCCATCTGCGGCCGGGACCGGGCCGCCCTGGAGGCCGCCAGGGCCGAGCTGGGCGGCTCCGTCCTCGCCGTCCCCTGCGACGTCACGAACCCCGCCGAGATCGAGGACTGGTTCAAGGCGACCCTCGCCGCCTTCGGCCAGGTGGACATCCTGGTCACCAACACCGGGGGCCCCCCCGCCGCCACCTTCCTGGACCTCACCGAGGCCCAGTGGGAGAGCGGCGTGCAGAGCACCCTCCTGAACGTGGTCCGCATGTCCCGCCTCGTCCTGCCCGGCATGCGGGAGCGGAAGTGGGGCCGCATCGTCCACATCACATCCCTGGTGGCCAAGCAGCCGGTGCCCCTCCTGACCATCAGCAGCGCCCTGCGCGCCGGCCTGTCCGCCCTCACCAAGACCATGGCCACCGAGTTCGGCCCCGACAACGTCCTGGTGAACGCCCTCCTGCCCGGCCACGTCCTGACGGACCGCCAGCTCCACCTGGCCGAGGTGCGTTCGCGGAAGGACGGCACCACCGTGGAGGACTACTTCGAGAAGGCCAACGCCTCCATCCCCGTGCGCCGCCTGGGGCGGCCGGAGGAGATCGGCGACGTCATCGCCTTCCTGTGCAGCGAGCGAGCCAGCTACCTGACGGGTAGTTCCATCCAGGTGGACGGGGGGATCATCCAGGGCACGCTCTAG
- a CDS encoding ATP synthase F0 subunit B translates to MDALPDPMKIDPGTLVFVMVLVTALFIFLKYAFFKPIIQVMDDRETAIQSGASRRAEAAALVEERQADYAARLKELRAKAFEHRKSLSAAASAEKEALLDKARAESAGHRERALAELKATQESAKADLMTQVEALSESMVSHLLRQA, encoded by the coding sequence ATGGACGCGCTGCCGGATCCCATGAAGATCGATCCGGGGACCCTCGTCTTCGTGATGGTCCTGGTGACGGCCCTCTTCATCTTCCTCAAATACGCCTTCTTCAAGCCGATCATCCAGGTCATGGACGACCGCGAAACGGCCATCCAGTCGGGCGCCAGCCGCAGGGCCGAGGCCGCCGCCCTGGTGGAGGAGCGCCAGGCGGACTATGCCGCCCGTCTCAAGGAGCTCCGGGCCAAGGCCTTCGAGCACCGCAAGAGCCTTTCCGCCGCCGCGTCCGCGGAGAAGGAGGCCCTGCTGGACAAGGCCCGCGCCGAATCGGCGGGGCACCGGGAGCGCGCCCTGGCCGAACTGAAGGCCACGCAGGAATCGGCCAAGGCCGATCTCATGACCCAGGTGGAAGCCCTTTCCGAATCCATGGTTTCCCATCTTCTCCGGCAGGCATGA